The following coding sequences lie in one Campylobacteraceae bacterium genomic window:
- a CDS encoding NADH-quinone oxidoreductase subunit C, protein MRKYKNKEDVQKKSYFNDRFYITPSIPRQKVQDDEVFFDTLQKLEENFTVLDAYIEVEHLVVYINASANVEVLKYLRDECSYDMLMELSAIDYIKTKQGFEIFYEMLSMSERKRLRVKCFIKQKEELESVINVFKMANWSEREMFDMYGIKIINHPFMKRILMPDDWYDYPLLKTYPLQGDEAASWYEVDKIFGKEARDTIGPEIRDSAAIDRYDTSRFSRLGHEVEFGVEVTDKTLKQVSTSYQEDDKPLFIKKLDPKDSITIKGRR, encoded by the coding sequence GTGAGAAAATATAAAAACAAAGAGGATGTTCAAAAAAAATCATACTTTAATGACAGATTTTATATTACACCAAGTATTCCACGACAAAAAGTACAAGATGATGAAGTATTTTTTGATACTTTGCAAAAATTAGAAGAAAACTTCACTGTCTTAGATGCTTATATTGAAGTTGAGCATTTAGTAGTTTATATTAATGCCTCTGCTAATGTTGAAGTATTAAAATATTTAAGAGATGAATGTTCTTACGATATGCTAATGGAACTTTCTGCTATTGATTATATTAAAACAAAACAAGGTTTTGAAATCTTTTACGAAATGTTAAGCATGAGTGAGAGAAAAAGACTAAGAGTTAAATGTTTTATCAAACAAAAAGAAGAACTTGAATCAGTTATTAATGTTTTTAAGATGGCCAATTGGAGTGAGAGAGAAATGTTTGATATGTATGGTATTAAAATCATAAATCATCCTTTCATGAAACGAATTTTAATGCCAGATGATTGGTACGATTATCCTTTATTAAAAACTTATCCACTTCAAGGGGATGAAGCAGCTTCATGGTATGAAGTTGATAAAATTTTTGGAAAAGAAGCAAGAGATACAATAGGTCCTGAAATCAGAGATTCTGCTGCTATTGACAGATACGATACTTCGCGCTTTTCAAGACTTGGACATGAAGTTGAATTTGGAGTAGAAGTTACTGACAAAACACTTAAACAAGTAAGTACTTCTTACCAAGAAGATGATAAACCCTTGTTTATTAAAAAACTTGATCCCAAAGATTCAATTACAATAAAAGGCAGAAGATAA
- the fabZ gene encoding 3-hydroxyacyl-ACP dehydratase FabZ, translating into MLDIMEIQEILPHRYPFLLVDRVTGMEKSKSIEAYKNVSISEPAFTGHFPGHPIYPGVMILEGMAQAGGILALKSNDLSQEELKNKVIYFMSIDKAKFRAPVKPGDQLVYKIAILKLRGNLIVLDGKAYVDDKLVAQAELKAMIMDK; encoded by the coding sequence ATGTTAGATATAATGGAAATACAAGAAATATTACCACACAGATACCCATTCTTATTAGTAGACAGAGTAACAGGAATGGAAAAATCAAAATCAATAGAAGCCTATAAAAATGTTTCCATTTCAGAACCTGCATTTACAGGTCACTTTCCAGGACATCCAATTTACCCTGGGGTTATGATTCTTGAAGGAATGGCACAAGCAGGTGGAATCTTGGCTCTTAAAAGCAATGATTTATCACAAGAAGAACTTAAAAATAAAGTAATTTATTTTATGAGCATAGATAAAGCTAAATTTAGAGCGCCTGTTAAACCAGGAGATCAATTGGTGTATAAAATTGCTATTCTTAAATTAAGAGGTAATTTGATTGTTCTTGATGGAAAAGCATATGTTGATGACAAATTAGTCGCACAAGCTGAATTAAAAGCAATGATAATGGATAAATAA
- a CDS encoding lipid-A-disaccharide synthase, translating to MKILVSALETSSNIHLKELLKEFDETTEFFGIFDKKLGPASYDLEELAVMGFVDILKKLPFFFKLKKEMVELAREADKVLLMDSSGFNLPLAKAIKKEFPNKEIIYYILPQAWAWKKGRIPKIEKYCDKLCSILPFEKDFYSQKDKITYVGHPLLDEITSYKTQQSSSSSIVFMPGSRRTEITNHMPIFRELIKKIPQMEFVLIIPSKFDQNYIEKTYGDISSFTLSSNAHESLKKAHYAFICSGTATLEAAIIGTPFTLSYIAKKLDYFIGSRLVKLPFVGLANIFFNKMGKGQIHSEFLQENVTAQALFNDYKTMDKSLFLSNSQILRDYLQHGSSIKVKQIIQS from the coding sequence ATGAAAATTTTGGTTTCAGCTCTTGAAACCTCTTCTAATATCCACTTAAAAGAACTGCTTAAAGAATTTGACGAAACAACTGAATTTTTTGGTATTTTTGATAAAAAACTAGGACCTGCATCTTATGATTTAGAAGAACTTGCAGTTATGGGTTTTGTTGATATTTTAAAAAAATTGCCTTTCTTTTTTAAACTAAAAAAAGAAATGGTTGAACTAGCACGTGAGGCAGATAAAGTCTTACTAATGGACTCTTCTGGTTTTAATCTTCCTTTAGCAAAAGCAATTAAAAAAGAATTCCCCAATAAAGAAATCATTTATTATATTCTGCCTCAAGCATGGGCTTGGAAAAAAGGAAGAATTCCTAAAATTGAAAAGTATTGTGATAAATTATGTTCAATACTGCCTTTTGAAAAAGATTTTTATTCACAAAAAGATAAAATTACTTACGTGGGACATCCATTATTAGATGAAATTACTTCTTATAAAACACAGCAAAGTTCTTCTTCTAGTATCGTTTTTATGCCAGGAAGCAGACGTACTGAAATAACAAATCATATGCCTATTTTTAGAGAATTAATCAAAAAAATTCCTCAAATGGAGTTTGTTTTAATTATTCCTTCGAAATTTGATCAAAATTATATAGAAAAAACCTATGGAGACATTTCTTCATTTACTCTTTCTTCTAATGCCCATGAAAGTCTAAAAAAGGCACACTATGCTTTTATTTGTTCAGGTACTGCAACACTAGAAGCTGCAATTATTGGAACACCTTTTACTCTTTCTTATATTGCAAAAAAACTGGATTATTTTATTGGCAGTCGATTGGTAAAACTTCCCTTTGTAGGTTTGGCAAATATTTTCTTCAATAAGATGGGTAAAGGGCAAATACACAGTGAATTTTTACAAGAAAATGTCACTGCGCAGGCTTTATTTAATGATTATAAAACTATGGATAAATCATTATTTTTAAGTAATTCACAAATTTTAAGAGACTATTTACAACATGGTAGCTCAATAAAAGTAAAACAAATTATCCAAAGCTAA
- a CDS encoding ATP-binding protein, with product MKDFLIFINSTNLRKTQLYSQLKCTLQEAKILQYISKEYVQGRDSIMVLDILSQFYDLEKYEHIEKIVHVKKLLELGWMVQSSVYTNVKLSEISKLELLNSSVTLSSSFLKLVEDGTLDIALPEIKEYTDHLEYLQDQFFKIDLAQKLNVVKHSFDENSPNINRLKSKLALLENRISERIKATSTDIMIEKFFEDNTLDVNERMIFLSLLKEEYAGGDESLRDMNSLIELVSHDDYEKIKHRSLLEESSKLVSNNLVDYDEMLTPFGGISRNFFIPDEVLYKISHPAKKKTRAAKIKLDSLIAEQEMFELITTNKSLEDVVLNPKTKETLDALLKQVDKEVVTRLKEWGIKDKKKGIEAKIIFYGAAGTGKTITALALGKSLKRQVLSFDCSKILSMYVGESEKNVREIFDKYKELKIKTKSEPILLLNEADQFLSSRSSGQGSSSDKMHNQMQNIFLEQIERFDGILIATTNLLENLDKAFSRRFNYKIEFVKPNLEQRLALWKKLLPSTLPLEKDFNINELAKIELTGGQIELIIKNTAYKVAVMQEAIFTVEIFKEQISKEKKGQFDSENKVGFVS from the coding sequence ATGAAAGATTTTTTAATCTTTATAAACAGTACAAATCTTAGAAAAACACAATTATACTCTCAGTTAAAATGCACTTTGCAAGAAGCAAAAATTTTGCAATATATAAGTAAAGAATATGTTCAAGGCCGTGATTCTATTATGGTTCTTGATATTCTTTCACAATTTTATGACTTAGAAAAATACGAACATATTGAAAAAATTGTACATGTTAAAAAACTATTGGAGCTTGGGTGGATGGTTCAAAGCAGTGTGTATACCAATGTAAAACTAAGTGAAATATCAAAATTAGAGTTATTAAATTCTTCTGTGACTTTAAGTTCTTCTTTTTTAAAACTAGTAGAAGATGGTACGCTTGATATTGCTCTGCCTGAAATTAAAGAATACACGGACCATTTAGAATATTTACAAGATCAATTCTTTAAAATAGATTTGGCTCAGAAACTAAATGTTGTTAAACACAGTTTTGATGAAAACTCTCCTAATATTAACAGATTAAAATCAAAACTTGCGCTTTTGGAGAACCGTATATCTGAGAGAATTAAAGCTACTTCAACTGATATTATGATTGAAAAGTTTTTTGAAGACAATACTTTGGATGTAAACGAACGTATGATTTTTTTATCTTTATTAAAAGAAGAATATGCTGGAGGAGATGAGTCTTTGCGAGATATGAACTCTTTAATTGAATTGGTATCCCATGACGATTATGAAAAAATAAAACATCGATCGCTTTTAGAAGAGAGTTCAAAATTGGTTTCTAATAATTTAGTAGATTATGATGAAATGTTAACACCTTTTGGTGGAATTTCTAGAAACTTTTTTATTCCTGATGAGGTTTTATATAAAATTTCTCATCCCGCAAAAAAGAAAACAAGAGCGGCTAAAATTAAACTGGACTCATTAATTGCAGAGCAAGAAATGTTTGAATTAATTACTACCAATAAAAGTCTTGAAGATGTTGTTTTAAATCCCAAAACCAAAGAAACATTGGATGCTTTATTAAAACAAGTAGATAAAGAAGTAGTTACAAGACTTAAAGAGTGGGGAATTAAAGATAAAAAGAAAGGCATTGAAGCCAAAATAATTTTTTATGGCGCAGCTGGTACTGGTAAAACAATAACTGCTTTAGCACTTGGAAAATCTTTAAAACGTCAGGTACTTTCTTTTGACTGTTCTAAAATCTTGTCTATGTATGTGGGTGAGAGTGAAAAAAATGTAAGAGAAATTTTTGATAAATATAAAGAATTAAAAATAAAAACAAAATCTGAGCCTATTTTATTATTAAATGAAGCCGATCAGTTTTTGTCTTCACGTTCAAGTGGACAAGGAAGTTCTAGTGATAAAATGCACAATCAAATGCAAAATATATTTTTGGAACAGATTGAGCGTTTTGATGGAATATTAATAGCAACCACAAACTTACTTGAAAACTTAGACAAAGCATTTTCAAGAAGATTTAATTACAAAATTGAATTTGTAAAACCAAATTTAGAACAAAGACTTGCTTTATGGAAAAAATTACTACCTTCTACTCTTCCTTTAGAGAAAGATTTTAATATAAATGAGCTTGCAAAAATTGAATTAACGGGTGGACAAATTGAGTTAATTATTAAAAATACTGCTTATAAAGTAGCTGTTATGCAAGAAGCTATTTTTACAGTTGAAATTTTTAAAGAACAAATCTCAAAAGAGAAAAAAGGACAGTTTGATAGTGAAAACAAAGTAGGTTTTGTTTCATAA
- the nfo gene encoding deoxyribonuclease IV, whose product MKYIGAHVSASGGVFNACINANVIGAKAFALFTKNQRQWKVKDLESTVIDKWFLELEKTGIQTKHILPHDSYLINLGHPIIENREKSFDAFVDEVERCDILTLDRLNFHPGSHLRKISEEECLDNIAQTLNRVIDATPNSKVKLVIENTAGQGSNMGYRFEHLAHIISKVDDKSRMGVCIDTCHMFTAGYDIRTRETYDKTWEEFSNIVGFEYLMGMHINDSKPELGSRVDRHDSLGLGKIGWDSFKYLMNDDRMDDIPLILETINDEIWPQEIQGLYDLVE is encoded by the coding sequence ATGAAATATATTGGAGCACATGTTAGTGCAAGTGGAGGGGTATTTAATGCCTGTATCAACGCAAATGTTATTGGAGCAAAAGCATTTGCCTTATTTACTAAAAACCAAAGACAGTGGAAAGTGAAAGACTTAGAATCAACAGTAATTGATAAGTGGTTTTTAGAATTAGAAAAAACAGGTATTCAAACTAAACATATTTTACCTCATGATTCTTATTTGATTAATTTAGGACATCCTATAATTGAAAACAGAGAAAAATCTTTTGATGCTTTTGTAGATGAGGTAGAACGCTGTGATATTTTAACACTTGATCGACTTAATTTCCATCCTGGTTCTCATTTACGTAAAATTAGTGAAGAAGAGTGTTTGGATAATATTGCCCAAACGTTAAATAGAGTAATAGATGCCACTCCTAATTCCAAAGTAAAACTGGTGATTGAAAATACAGCAGGACAGGGTTCTAATATGGGTTATAGGTTTGAACATTTAGCGCATATTATTTCAAAAGTAGATGATAAAAGCAGAATGGGTGTATGTATTGATACTTGCCATATGTTTACTGCTGGTTATGATATTCGTACACGAGAGACTTATGATAAAACATGGGAAGAATTCTCAAATATTGTTGGTTTTGAGTATTTAATGGGAATGCATATAAACGACTCAAAACCAGAACTGGGTAGCAGAGTGGACAGACATGATTCCTTGGGGCTTGGAAAAATAGGCTGGGACAGTTTTAAATATTTAATGAATGACGATAGAATGGATGATATTCCCTTAATTTTAGAAACCATTAATGATGAAATTTGGCCCCAAGAAATTCAAGGTCTTTATGATTTGGTGGAATAA
- a CDS encoding NAD(P)H-quinone oxidoreductase subunit 3: MTHMEFAHPYFGVFMMFVITFGAFTTTIFLARLISRKLARQDTEKLKYSIYECGPEVTKQKNSISVQFYLMALLFILFDIEIIFMFPWAVNFKVLGWFGFIEMILFILLLTIGFIYAWKKGALEWHSIK, translated from the coding sequence ATGACTCATATGGAGTTCGCACATCCCTATTTTGGCGTTTTCATGATGTTTGTAATAACCTTTGGGGCTTTTACTACCACCATTTTTTTAGCACGATTAATTAGCCGTAAGTTAGCACGACAAGATACTGAAAAATTAAAATACAGTATTTATGAATGTGGTCCTGAAGTTACGAAACAAAAAAACAGTATCTCTGTACAATTTTATTTAATGGCTCTGTTATTTATTCTTTTTGATATTGAGATTATATTTATGTTTCCTTGGGCTGTAAACTTCAAAGTTTTAGGCTGGTTTGGTTTTATTGAAATGATTTTATTCATTTTATTATTAACAATTGGATTCATATATGCATGGAAAAAAGGAGCCTTAGAATGGCACAGCATAAAGTAA
- the lpxA gene encoding acyl-ACP--UDP-N-acetylglucosamine O-acyltransferase, whose amino-acid sequence MNNIHKTAIIEDGAIIGDDVTIGAYTIIGKDVKIGNNNTIASHTLITGYTSIGDNNKIYSHAALGSEPQDLKYAGEKVELIIGNDNKIREFTLFNPGTSGGGSITRIGNNNLFMGYVHVAHDVIIKNNCVFANVATLAGHVEIENNVVVGGLTPIHQFCKLGSHVMIGGGSVVTQDIPSFCLAQGNHANVRGINLNGLRRKFSREDINAIKLAYKDLFESGLPLSETAQDLIKNSNNTYVIELATFVSNTKRGIPFTRKTKEN is encoded by the coding sequence ATGAACAATATACACAAGACAGCGATAATTGAAGATGGAGCAATCATAGGTGATGATGTCACTATTGGTGCCTATACAATTATAGGAAAAGATGTAAAAATTGGGAATAACAATACTATTGCCTCTCATACTTTAATTACTGGATATACCAGTATTGGAGATAACAATAAAATATATTCTCATGCAGCCTTAGGTAGTGAGCCTCAAGATTTAAAATATGCAGGTGAAAAAGTAGAACTAATTATTGGAAATGACAATAAAATTAGAGAATTTACCCTCTTTAATCCAGGAACGTCTGGTGGTGGTTCTATTACAAGAATTGGAAATAACAATTTATTTATGGGTTATGTTCATGTTGCACATGATGTAATCATAAAAAACAATTGTGTATTTGCAAATGTAGCTACTCTTGCTGGTCATGTAGAAATTGAAAACAATGTTGTTGTAGGTGGACTTACTCCCATACATCAATTTTGTAAACTCGGAAGCCATGTAATGATTGGAGGAGGTTCTGTTGTTACTCAAGACATTCCTTCTTTTTGTTTAGCACAAGGAAACCACGCAAATGTTCGTGGTATCAATCTTAATGGTTTACGACGTAAATTCTCAAGAGAAGATATTAATGCAATAAAACTTGCATACAAAGATCTTTTTGAATCAGGACTTCCTTTAAGTGAAACAGCACAAGATTTAATCAAAAATTCAAACAATACTTATGTAATTGAATTAGCTACTTTTGTATCCAATACAAAAAGAGGCATTCCATTTACTAGAAAAACAAAGGAAAATTAA
- a CDS encoding epoxyqueuosine reductase QueH: MLVHICCSVDSHYFLERIQEEYPDETLVGYFYDPNIHPFAEYQLRYKDVAYSCKKLNIELLEGPYNLEAWLKKVSGMELLPEKGDRCTVCYDDRLENTVQKAVELGHDKFTSTLLISPKKSQDKLKIIGERLTEEYKCEFIFKDYRAGQGQVLQGIRVKEHSLYRQNYCGCLFGLSPQRESQDKLMDEMINPISNQILPESIESRLELYHRRDELEEKDIPYKVIKQKFLNYRLLSALVKVNKIAVPSYFLCYSISSRKKYSGRIEYERGDIAYLNKEETKIIPIEIFNDIAGTNYDNVKALMYGPPTFQAELNARNKITKNPYGLSPIIIVDSLSEDKYEIELNAKIYEDVKEDII; the protein is encoded by the coding sequence TTGTTAGTACATATTTGCTGTTCTGTAGACAGCCATTATTTTTTAGAAAGAATACAAGAAGAATACCCAGATGAAACACTTGTTGGATATTTTTATGATCCAAATATCCACCCTTTTGCAGAATACCAACTAAGATATAAAGACGTTGCATATTCATGTAAGAAACTCAATATTGAATTGCTTGAAGGCCCATATAATTTAGAAGCATGGCTTAAAAAAGTAAGTGGTATGGAATTATTACCTGAAAAAGGCGATCGTTGTACTGTTTGTTATGACGATAGATTAGAAAACACTGTTCAAAAAGCAGTGGAATTAGGTCATGATAAATTTACCTCAACACTTTTAATTTCTCCTAAAAAATCACAAGATAAGTTAAAAATTATTGGAGAAAGACTCACAGAAGAATACAAGTGTGAATTTATTTTTAAAGATTATCGTGCAGGACAAGGTCAAGTATTGCAAGGTATTAGAGTAAAAGAGCATTCTTTATACAGACAAAACTATTGTGGTTGTTTATTTGGCTTAAGTCCTCAAAGAGAATCTCAAGATAAACTAATGGATGAAATGATTAATCCTATTTCCAATCAAATTCTGCCTGAATCAATTGAAAGCAGACTAGAGTTGTATCACAGAAGAGATGAATTAGAAGAAAAAGACATTCCTTACAAAGTAATCAAACAAAAGTTTTTAAATTACAGGCTATTAAGTGCTTTAGTAAAAGTAAATAAAATTGCTGTACCTTCTTATTTTTTATGTTATTCAATTTCTTCCCGTAAAAAATATTCGGGAAGAATAGAATATGAAAGAGGCGATATTGCTTATTTAAATAAAGAAGAAACAAAAATCATTCCTATTGAGATATTTAATGATATAGCAGGTACCAATTATGACAATGTAAAAGCCTTGATGTACGGACCGCCTACTTTTCAAGCAGAATTAAACGCACGAAATAAAATTACTAAAAATCCTTATGGTTTATCCCCTATAATTATAGTAGATAGCTTAAGTGAAGACAAATATGAAATAGAGCTTAATGCAAAAATTTATGAAGATGTAAAAGAAGACATTATATGA
- the nuoD gene encoding NADH dehydrogenase (quinone) subunit D — protein sequence MQTVNRLKPFFENINFEKEDNTMIINFGPQHPSAHGQMRLILEMQGEEITKATPGIGYLHRGMEKMGENMIYNEFLPTTDRMDYIAASSNNYGYALAVEKLLGIEAPRRAEVIRTMLLELNRIMSHLFWLATHALDVGAMSVFLYAFREREFAMDLIEDYCGARLTHSAIRIGGVPLDLPKNWCKDLEKFIGILETEIVKYEGLLTENRIWKMRLENVGVINQELAKQWACTGVTLRASGIKWDLRREMPYGLYPELDFDVPVGKSGDSYARYQLYMQEMKESAKILKQLIPMYEESDTQLMVHSPEYISAPKEEIMTQNYSLMQHFVLVTQGMRPPKGEVYVATESPKGELGYMIVSDGSPYAYKMKLRAPSYWHTGILEDILPGHQLADVVTIIGSLNIVFGEIDR from the coding sequence ATGCAAACAGTCAATAGGTTAAAACCTTTTTTTGAAAATATAAACTTTGAAAAAGAAGATAATACTATGATTATTAACTTCGGACCCCAACATCCTTCGGCTCATGGTCAAATGCGTTTGATTCTAGAAATGCAAGGCGAAGAAATTACCAAAGCAACTCCAGGAATTGGTTATTTACACCGTGGTATGGAAAAAATGGGCGAGAATATGATTTACAATGAATTCTTACCTACTACTGATAGAATGGATTATATAGCTGCTAGTTCAAATAACTATGGTTATGCGCTGGCAGTTGAAAAACTATTGGGAATAGAAGCTCCAAGACGGGCAGAAGTAATCAGAACCATGCTTTTAGAGCTTAATAGAATTATGTCTCATTTATTTTGGTTAGCAACTCATGCTTTAGATGTAGGAGCTATGTCTGTGTTTTTATATGCTTTTAGAGAACGTGAATTTGCCATGGATTTAATTGAAGATTATTGTGGTGCCAGACTTACGCATTCTGCTATTAGAATTGGTGGTGTTCCTTTAGATTTACCAAAAAACTGGTGCAAGGATTTAGAAAAATTCATAGGCATTTTAGAAACAGAGATTGTAAAATATGAAGGTTTATTAACAGAAAATAGAATTTGGAAAATGAGGCTTGAGAATGTTGGTGTTATTAATCAAGAACTTGCAAAACAATGGGCATGTACGGGAGTTACTTTAAGAGCTTCTGGGATTAAATGGGATTTAAGACGAGAAATGCCTTATGGTTTATACCCTGAACTTGATTTTGATGTACCCGTTGGAAAAAGTGGTGATTCTTATGCCAGATATCAATTGTATATGCAAGAAATGAAAGAAAGTGCAAAAATTCTAAAACAATTAATACCTATGTATGAAGAAAGTGATACTCAATTAATGGTTCATTCCCCTGAGTATATCTCAGCTCCAAAAGAAGAAATAATGACACAAAATTATTCTTTGATGCAACATTTTGTTTTAGTAACACAAGGTATGAGACCACCTAAGGGTGAAGTTTATGTAGCAACAGAATCTCCAAAAGGTGAGCTTGGATATATGATTGTAAGTGATGGAAGTCCTTATGCTTATAAAATGAAATTACGTGCGCCTTCTTATTGGCATACAGGTATTCTGGAAGATATTTTACCCGGCCATCAATTAGCTGATGTTGTTACAATTATTGGAAGTTTAAATATTGTATTTGGGGAGATTGATAGATGA
- a CDS encoding NADH-quinone oxidoreductase subunit B, producing the protein MAQHKVNYFQDGGAPIALTSIDKFVNWGRSNSLWPLTYGLACCAIEMMASGASRYDFDRFGTIFRASPRQADVIIIAGTLTKKHAEFMRRLYDQMPDPKWVISMGSCANTGGMFNTYATVQGADRIVPVDIYLPGCAPRPETLQYALMMLQKKIRRESIFRSHKRKRLV; encoded by the coding sequence ATGGCACAGCATAAAGTAAATTATTTTCAAGATGGTGGTGCACCTATTGCACTTACTAGTATTGATAAATTTGTAAACTGGGGGCGTTCAAACTCTTTATGGCCGCTTACTTATGGTTTGGCCTGTTGCGCGATTGAGATGATGGCTTCAGGCGCTTCGCGATACGATTTTGATAGGTTTGGAACTATTTTTAGAGCCAGTCCAAGGCAAGCAGACGTTATTATAATAGCAGGTACGCTTACTAAAAAACATGCAGAATTCATGAGACGTCTCTATGATCAAATGCCTGATCCTAAATGGGTTATTTCTATGGGAAGCTGTGCTAATACGGGTGGTATGTTTAATACTTATGCCACTGTTCAAGGCGCTGATAGAATTGTTCCTGTTGACATTTATTTACCTGGTTGTGCCCCACGACCAGAAACTTTGCAATATGCTCTTATGATGTTACAAAAAAAAATACGAAGAGAAAGTATTTTTAGGTCGCACAAGCGTAAAAGGTTGGTTTAG